A portion of the Sabethes cyaneus chromosome 3, idSabCyanKW18_F2, whole genome shotgun sequence genome contains these proteins:
- the LOC128742531 gene encoding protein kinase C-binding protein 1-like isoform X1, producing MASTNPSGDSTRMIPNIPSPTVSVVSPTINCSMIDSRNVYKISPTKTNLGSQQPQQDIVKIRLTKDDSGTGFGYTKSIISTAQSSQDKSESKTTPPKLNFNLAQQPTLQLKTSQNKIVLVKMLPKIPQNGPQMLASTATPRSSVSPTTLALARSVQGLRPLPPVGSPPKPTTTTQTQIVMTKSPEKKETTACRIISRTDSTSTYSSSYTSTSTILGSNSCSSTELEKPSNLFTNNSLTAEKAVIEPAASKCDNVQDTLSSIDNENNDEADIATATVNVRMSREMKCLKASQDSSKILTEFMQDSRAEKLRKRRRSRFDGDDSQSCGSLTPTSQKRYSVCGRDDEDLDDGSPSAALKRTGMRSANAEFSMKQRKFLSSIHQNSDGSDNSDHETDSAGAGKSENLLIPVAPKSGWDKFCWRCKTCEPGLETCAGCIRCFHPVCLKLNPAFFIVEKKWNCPECIKLQTSDESCSDEGGKPVKDKLKIDSLTVSLKFAMKRMQLLKGSTIFNTMDSEQFPNYDLYVTKHVDLVMLQKNIDDQKYHSTDAFQADVSWILHNASIYPNNGKLLPVAKALMKICKQELNEIEACNECYFNANTCKTWFTEVCTKPHLLVWAKLKGFPFWPAKLMSVNTNQLVDVRFFGDHDRAWVPIKECYLFCEKDPNTKLQRRTNMAECMREAEQYIAKLKRKFGQFKYAEFRTPVEVTKLDEHLESMIPGVLKRIAESGDSQKAKLMLRIIKTADNFLSVSPVDIGGPAKTSTPKAANNDSIVSPEKTKKETFEGTKSSEDTGIPDVRQYSDVPPESVKDEINISGINQEHDPKAARQYSTRKRKSSSPIVEDSAVKEVNMEMSQESKKRHSRNTICSVKEEGEPVTSDLSKIGTQRIHLSRKRKSVSPFPETVKEPKQSKVETVVIQRESDSWKTVPPTRKRKSKSKSCDGKGDAKESDCSETSDTQNLAVDNEIKLSSKTDKQNDPIVTNEKQNPTSSRPPTVTNIPPAASKSSSIPLVPLTASEIKTEPTEEEPPPDSTPSNVATPVLPPPPPAPAPCSEPNAAINNVTENAAPPTVAQELLPIKAEPLSDEEAELTIATGHRATANMSEIHNKNITNLNHVVIRTNNRIMVKDINKLTNQVGNQTSTATSSSGQTPVIVTPAEKPKTLSKTVTKNTTPNTIPTQQQQQKPRKTTAQSVSQPAFASVVRNSNQPSVMPVSVANSFPAGKNGSNMMHMVHIPSPLLTPTEQAPTVNPVALNRANIGNDTTVPVANVTARSSVQPQAAGPSSTASLQQNVSPIAGPSVNSPPEANAAEGQHMMSGFITPSLAAAVTETIVSTPPKMQSRPSGALRSEGDCIYPSGAGPVSQILINNSYKMADFFRSVIEDTLADLSNNSGALEAKVKVLELEIEKLKHCHQQEITKLKHNSDLVLCEMRKNMDLEKARLINEVRKQCEIERIRSVEEAKKKQWCINCGKEALFYCCWNTSYCDYPCQQQHWATHMNNCTQSQFNLPSTAIANKPTGVVNCSKATVQHMTTPKISTVQTLNLNGRSGLTIQPAQQQLIITSTRGGNQLGKGQSFQRLMLNTVAGNQPPYTVVPGSMNT from the exons ATGGCCTCTACGAATCCAAGCGGAGACTCTACTAGGATGATTCCGAACATCCCCTCGCCGACGGTCAGCGTTGTGTCACCGACGATTAACTGCTCCATGATTGACAGTCGAAACGTGTACAAAATTTCGCCGACAAAAACTAATTTGGGCTCACAACAGCCCCAGCAGGATATTGTCAAGATAAGGCTCACGAAGGACGACAGCGGCACAGGTTTTGGTTACACTAAGTCGATTATCAGCACCGCACAGTCTTCGCAAG ATAAATCAGAAAGCAAAACAACGCCGCCAAAACTAAACTTCAATTTAGCTCAACAGCCGACGTTACAGCTGAAAACGTCACAAAACAAGATTGTGCTGGTGAAAATGCTTCCGAAAATTCCTCAGAATGGCCCTCAAATGTTAGCTTCAACAGCAACGCCGAGGAGCAGTGTGTCACCGACGACTTTAGCTCTTGCTAGAAGTGTTCAAGGGTTAAGGCCACTTCCACCGGTCGGGTCACCACCAAAACCGACAACCACAACGCAAACGCAAATTGTTATGACAAAATCACCGGAGAAGAAAGAGACGACAGCCTGTCGTATAATATCCAGGACTGATAGTACCTCTACATATTCCTCTAGCTATACGTCAACGTCAACTATTCTTGGTTCGAACAGCTGCAGTTCAACGGAACTAGAGAAACCTTCCAATCTTTTCACAAATAATTCTCTCACTGCAGAAAAAGCTGTGATTGAACCAGCAGCATCAAAGTGTGATAATGTGCAGGATACACTTTCATCAATAGATAATGAAAATAATGACGAAGCGGATATTGCCACTGCTACTGTCAATGTGAGAATGTCTCGCGAAATGAAGTGTCTGAAAGCGTCACAGGACAGTTCGAAAATTCTGACTGAATTCATGCAGGATTCTAGAGCGGAAAAGCTACGAAAACGTCGACGGTCGCGGTTTGATGGTGATGATAGCCAGAGCTGTGGAAGTCTAACGCCAACCTCACAGAAACGGTATTCGGTTTGTGGCAGAGACGACGAAGATTTGGACGACGGCAGCCCATCTGCGGCCCTTAAGCGCACAGGAATGAGATCCGCCAATGCCGAATTTTCTATGAAGCAGCGTAAATTCCTTAGCAGCATTCACCAGAATAGCGATGGATCTGATAACTCCGACCATGAAACTGACTCAGCTGGTGCAGGAAAGAGTGAGAACCTCCTGATACCAGTTGCTCCCAAG TCTGGATGGGATAAATTCTGCTGGCGCTGCAAAACCTGTGAACCAGGATTGGAAACGTGTGCCGGATGTATTCGATGCTTTCATCCTGTATGTCTGAAGCTCAACCCGGCGTTTTTCATCGTCGAGAAAAAGTGGAATTGTCCCGAATGCATCAAGCTGCAAACCAGCGACGAAAGCTGTTCCGACGAGGGAGGAAAGCCGGTGAAAGATAAGCTTAAAATTGACAGCCTCACAGTGTCGCTGAAATTTGCGATGAAACGAATGCAGCTGCTAAAGGGG agcacgattttcaatacaaTGGACAGCGAACAATTTCCTAACTACGACCTGTATGTAACAAAACACGTTGATCTGGTTATGCTCCAGAAGAATATCGACGACCAGAAATATCATTCAACTGATGCGTTCCAAGCGGACGTAAGCTGGATTTTGCATAATGCCTCGATTTATCCTA ACAACGGCAAGCTGTTGCCGGTAGCGAAAGCTCTAATGAAAATCTGTAAGCAGGAGCTAAATGAGATAGAAGCTTGCAATGAGTGTTATTTTAATGCAAACACGTGCAAAACATGGTTCACTGAGGTGTGCACGAAGCCCCATCTACTTGTTTGGGCAAAATTGAAAGGATTCCCATTCTGGCCTGCCAAATTAATGTCTGTAAATACTAATCAACTTGTAGATGTTCGATTCTTTGGTGACCACGACCGTGCCTGGGTACCGATAAAAGAATGCTATCTGTTTTGCGAAAAAGATCCTAATACAAAATTACAGCGTCGTACTAACATGGCAGAGTGCATGCGCGAGGCGGAGCAATATATTGCGAAGTTAAAGCGAAAGTTTGGACAGTTTAAATATGCAGAATTTCGAACACCAGTCGAAGTTACTAAACTAGACGAACATTTGGAATCGATGATTCCAGGGGTACTCAAACGAATAGCCGAAAGTGGCGATTCACAGAAGGCTAAGCTGATGTTAAGAATCATCAAAACCGCAGATAACTTCCTTTCTGTATCGCCAGTAGATATAGGCGGTCCGGCTAAAACATCTACTCCGAAAGCTGCGAATAATGATAGTATCGTTTCGccagagaaaacaaaaaaggagaCGTTTGAAGGCACTAAATCGTCTGAGGATACTGGAATTCCGGATGTGCGCCAATATTCTGATGTGCCACCAGAAAGCGTTAAAGATGAAATAAATATTTCTGGTATTAATCAAGAACATGACCCGAAAGCTGCACGCCAGTATAGCACACGAAAGCGGAAGAGCAGCAGTCCTATCGTAGAGGATTCAGCTGTCAAGGAAGTGAATATGGAAATGTCTCAAGAATCGAAGAAGCGACATAGTCGCAATACAATCTGCAGTGTAAAGGAAGAAGGCGAACCCGTCACTAGCGATCTATCGAAAATAGGCACACAGCGAATTCACCTTAGCCGAAAGCGTAAAAGCGTCAGTCCTTTTCCAGAAACGGTTAAAGAACCGAAGCAGAGCAAAGTGGAAACTGTGGTCATACAACGTGAATCAGATAGTTGGAAGACTGTACCGCCCACTAGAAAACGCAAGTCCAAGTCGAAATCGTGTGATGGCAAGGGTGACGCAAAAGAATCTGATTGCAGTGAAACAAGCGATACGCAAAATCTGGCCGTCGACAACGAAATTAAATTGTCGTCAAAAACTGATAAACAAAATGACCCTATTGTTactaatgaaaaacaaaatcctACCAGTAGCCGACCTCCTACTGTTACTAACATACCGCCTGCGGCATCGAAAAGTAGTTCTATTCCGCTGGTACCGTTGACggcaagcgaaattaaaactgAACCTACAGAAGAAGAGCCACCACCTGATTCGACTCCATCTAACGTTGCAACGCCTGTtttaccaccaccaccaccagctcCGGCTCCATGCAGTGAGCCAAACGCCGCCATAAATAATGTGACTGAAAACGCAGCGCCGCCAACTGTTGCTCAAGAATTGCTTCCGATCAAAGCTGAACCTTTATCTGACGAAGAAGCAGAGCTGACGATTGCAACAGGTCATAGAGCAACAGCCAATATGTCAGAAATTCACAACAAGAATATAACGAACCTTAACCACGTAGTGATTCGTACTAATAATCGAATCATGGTTAAGGATATCAATAAACTCACTAATCAAGTTGGAAATCAGACGAGTACTGCTACTAGCAGTAGCGGACAGACGCCAGTAATTGTGACACCTGCAGAGAAACCAAAAACTCTCTccaaaacagtaacaaaaaatACGACCCCAAATACTATACCgacacagcagcaacagcaaaagCCACGCAAAACAACAGCACAATCTGTGAGTCAACCTGCTTTTGCCTCCGTGGTTCGTAACTCAAATCAACCAAGTGTAATGCCCGTGTCGGTAGCGAATAGTTTTCCTGCAGGCAAAAACGGTAGCAATATGATGCATATGGTACACATTCCAAGCCCGCTGCTGACTCCTACCGAACAAGCGCCGACAGTAAACCCTGTTGCACTGAATCGAGCAAACATTGGCAATGATACGACAGTACCGGTAGCGAACGTAACGGCCAGAAGCTCAGTGCAACCGCAAGCCGCTGGACCAAGTAGCACGGCATCACTTCAGCAAAACGTTTCACCGATTGCAGGACCTTCTGTGAATTCACCTCCGGAGGCTAACGCTGCTGAGGGCCAACATATGATGTCCGGCTTCATTACGCCAAGCTTGGCTGCTGCGGTTACGGAAACTATTGTGTCTACCCCGCCAAAAATGCAATCACGGCCAAGTGGCGCTCTACGGTCGGAAGGCGATTGCATCTATCCATCTGGAGCTGGTCCCGTTTCGCAGATCTTGATTAATAATTCGTACAAG ATGGCCGACTTTTTCCGATCCGTTATCGAAGACACGCTGGCAGATCTGTCGAATAACAGCGGTGCCCTAGAGGCAAAGGTTAAAGTTTTGGAATTGGAAATAGAGAAGCTCAAACACTGCCACCAGCAGGAAATTACTAAACTGAAGCACAACTCCGATTTGGTGTTGTGTGAAATGCGTAAAAACATGGACCTAGAGAAAGCACGTCTCATCAACGAAGTTCGCAAGCAATGTGAAATCGAGCGCATCCGATCGGTAGAAGAAGCTAAGAAGAAACAGTGGTGCATAAACTGCGGAAAAGAGGCGTTATTTTACTGTTGCTGGAATACTTCATACTGTGATTATCCTTGTCAGCAGCAACACTGGGCAACTCACATGAACAATTGTACTCAAAGTCAGTTTAATCTACCGAGCACCGCTATTGCCAACAAGCCAACCGGTGTGGTCAACTGCAGTAAGGCGACAGTGCAGCACATGACTACGCCAAAGATCAGCACCGTACAAACTTTAAATTTGAACGGACGATCTGGACTGACAATACAGCCTGCTCAGCAGCAACTTATTATCACATCGACGAGAGGTGGAAACCAACTTGGCAAAGGACAATCTTTCCAGCGATTG ATGCTCAATACGGTAGCAGGAAATCAACCGCCATATACGGTAGTGCCCGGTTCAATGAATACATAG
- the LOC128742531 gene encoding protein kinase C-binding protein 1-like isoform X2 — protein sequence MASTNPSGDSTRMIPNIPSPTVSVVSPTINCSMIDSRNVYKISPTKTNLGSQQPQQDIVKIRLTKDDSGTGFGYTKSIISTAQSSQDKSESKTTPPKLNFNLAQQPTLQLKTSQNKIVLVKMLPKIPQNGPQMLASTATPRSSVSPTTLALARSVQGLRPLPPVGSPPKPTTTTQTQIVMTKSPEKKETTACRIISRTDSTSTYSSSYTSTSTILGSNSCSSTELEKPSNLFTNNSLTAEKAVIEPAASKCDNVQDTLSSIDNENNDEADIATATVNVRMSREMKCLKASQDSSKILTEFMQDSRAEKLRKRRRSRFDGDDSQSCGSLTPTSQKRYSVCGRDDEDLDDGSPSAALKRTGMRSANAEFSMKQRKFLSSIHQNSDGSDNSDHETDSAGAGKSENLLIPVAPKSGWDKFCWRCKTCEPGLETCAGCIRCFHPVCLKLNPAFFIVEKKWNCPECIKLQTSDESCSDEGGKPVKDKLKIDSLTVSLKFAMKRMQLLKGSTIFNTMDSEQFPNYDLYVTKHVDLVMLQKNIDDQKYHSTDAFQADVSWILHNASIYPNNGKLLPVAKALMKICKQELNEIEACNECYFNANTCKTWFTEVCTKPHLLVWAKLKGFPFWPAKLMSVNTNQLVDVRFFGDHDRAWVPIKECYLFCEKDPNTKLQRRTNMAECMREAEQYIAKLKRKFGQFKYAEFRTPVEVTKLDEHLESMIPGVLKRIAESGDSQKAKLMLRIIKTADNFLSVSPVDIGGPAKTSTPKAANNDSIVSPEKTKKETFEGTKSSEDTGIPDVRQYSDVPPESVKDEINISGINQEHDPKAARQYSTRKRKSSSPIVEDSAVKEVNMEMSQESKKRHSRNTICSVKEEGEPVTSDLSKIGTQRIHLSRKRKSVSPFPETVKEPKQSKVETVVIQRESDSWKTVPPTRKRKSKSKSCDGKGDAKESDCSETSDTQNLAVDNEIKLSSKTDKQNDPIVTNEKQNPTSSRPPTVTNIPPAASKSSSIPLVPLTASEIKTEPTEEEPPPDSTPSNVATPVLPPPPPAPAPCSEPNAAINNVTENAAPPTVAQELLPIKAEPLSDEEAELTIATGHRATANMSEIHNKNITNLNHVVIRTNNRIMVKDINKLTNQVGNQTSTATSSSGQTPVIVTPAEKPKTLSKTVTKNTTPNTIPTQQQQQKPRKTTAQSVSQPAFASVVRNSNQPSVMPVSVANSFPAGKNGSNMMHMVHIPSPLLTPTEQAPTVNPVALNRANIGNDTTVPVANVTARSSVQPQAAGPSSTASLQQNVSPIAGPSVNSPPEANAAEGQHMMSGFITPSLAAAVTETIVSTPPKMQSRPSGALRSEGDCIYPSGAGPVSQILINNSYKMADFFRSVIEDTLADLSNNSGALEAKVKVLELEIEKLKHCHQQEITKLKHNSDLVLCEMRKNMDLEKARLINEVRKQCEIERIRSVEEAKKKQWCINCGKEALFYCCWNTSYCDYPCQQQHWATHMNNCTQSQFNLPSTAIANKPTGVVNCSKATVQHMTTPKISTVQTLNLNGRSGLTIQPAQQQLIITSTRGGNQLGKGQSFQRLR from the exons ATGGCCTCTACGAATCCAAGCGGAGACTCTACTAGGATGATTCCGAACATCCCCTCGCCGACGGTCAGCGTTGTGTCACCGACGATTAACTGCTCCATGATTGACAGTCGAAACGTGTACAAAATTTCGCCGACAAAAACTAATTTGGGCTCACAACAGCCCCAGCAGGATATTGTCAAGATAAGGCTCACGAAGGACGACAGCGGCACAGGTTTTGGTTACACTAAGTCGATTATCAGCACCGCACAGTCTTCGCAAG ATAAATCAGAAAGCAAAACAACGCCGCCAAAACTAAACTTCAATTTAGCTCAACAGCCGACGTTACAGCTGAAAACGTCACAAAACAAGATTGTGCTGGTGAAAATGCTTCCGAAAATTCCTCAGAATGGCCCTCAAATGTTAGCTTCAACAGCAACGCCGAGGAGCAGTGTGTCACCGACGACTTTAGCTCTTGCTAGAAGTGTTCAAGGGTTAAGGCCACTTCCACCGGTCGGGTCACCACCAAAACCGACAACCACAACGCAAACGCAAATTGTTATGACAAAATCACCGGAGAAGAAAGAGACGACAGCCTGTCGTATAATATCCAGGACTGATAGTACCTCTACATATTCCTCTAGCTATACGTCAACGTCAACTATTCTTGGTTCGAACAGCTGCAGTTCAACGGAACTAGAGAAACCTTCCAATCTTTTCACAAATAATTCTCTCACTGCAGAAAAAGCTGTGATTGAACCAGCAGCATCAAAGTGTGATAATGTGCAGGATACACTTTCATCAATAGATAATGAAAATAATGACGAAGCGGATATTGCCACTGCTACTGTCAATGTGAGAATGTCTCGCGAAATGAAGTGTCTGAAAGCGTCACAGGACAGTTCGAAAATTCTGACTGAATTCATGCAGGATTCTAGAGCGGAAAAGCTACGAAAACGTCGACGGTCGCGGTTTGATGGTGATGATAGCCAGAGCTGTGGAAGTCTAACGCCAACCTCACAGAAACGGTATTCGGTTTGTGGCAGAGACGACGAAGATTTGGACGACGGCAGCCCATCTGCGGCCCTTAAGCGCACAGGAATGAGATCCGCCAATGCCGAATTTTCTATGAAGCAGCGTAAATTCCTTAGCAGCATTCACCAGAATAGCGATGGATCTGATAACTCCGACCATGAAACTGACTCAGCTGGTGCAGGAAAGAGTGAGAACCTCCTGATACCAGTTGCTCCCAAG TCTGGATGGGATAAATTCTGCTGGCGCTGCAAAACCTGTGAACCAGGATTGGAAACGTGTGCCGGATGTATTCGATGCTTTCATCCTGTATGTCTGAAGCTCAACCCGGCGTTTTTCATCGTCGAGAAAAAGTGGAATTGTCCCGAATGCATCAAGCTGCAAACCAGCGACGAAAGCTGTTCCGACGAGGGAGGAAAGCCGGTGAAAGATAAGCTTAAAATTGACAGCCTCACAGTGTCGCTGAAATTTGCGATGAAACGAATGCAGCTGCTAAAGGGG agcacgattttcaatacaaTGGACAGCGAACAATTTCCTAACTACGACCTGTATGTAACAAAACACGTTGATCTGGTTATGCTCCAGAAGAATATCGACGACCAGAAATATCATTCAACTGATGCGTTCCAAGCGGACGTAAGCTGGATTTTGCATAATGCCTCGATTTATCCTA ACAACGGCAAGCTGTTGCCGGTAGCGAAAGCTCTAATGAAAATCTGTAAGCAGGAGCTAAATGAGATAGAAGCTTGCAATGAGTGTTATTTTAATGCAAACACGTGCAAAACATGGTTCACTGAGGTGTGCACGAAGCCCCATCTACTTGTTTGGGCAAAATTGAAAGGATTCCCATTCTGGCCTGCCAAATTAATGTCTGTAAATACTAATCAACTTGTAGATGTTCGATTCTTTGGTGACCACGACCGTGCCTGGGTACCGATAAAAGAATGCTATCTGTTTTGCGAAAAAGATCCTAATACAAAATTACAGCGTCGTACTAACATGGCAGAGTGCATGCGCGAGGCGGAGCAATATATTGCGAAGTTAAAGCGAAAGTTTGGACAGTTTAAATATGCAGAATTTCGAACACCAGTCGAAGTTACTAAACTAGACGAACATTTGGAATCGATGATTCCAGGGGTACTCAAACGAATAGCCGAAAGTGGCGATTCACAGAAGGCTAAGCTGATGTTAAGAATCATCAAAACCGCAGATAACTTCCTTTCTGTATCGCCAGTAGATATAGGCGGTCCGGCTAAAACATCTACTCCGAAAGCTGCGAATAATGATAGTATCGTTTCGccagagaaaacaaaaaaggagaCGTTTGAAGGCACTAAATCGTCTGAGGATACTGGAATTCCGGATGTGCGCCAATATTCTGATGTGCCACCAGAAAGCGTTAAAGATGAAATAAATATTTCTGGTATTAATCAAGAACATGACCCGAAAGCTGCACGCCAGTATAGCACACGAAAGCGGAAGAGCAGCAGTCCTATCGTAGAGGATTCAGCTGTCAAGGAAGTGAATATGGAAATGTCTCAAGAATCGAAGAAGCGACATAGTCGCAATACAATCTGCAGTGTAAAGGAAGAAGGCGAACCCGTCACTAGCGATCTATCGAAAATAGGCACACAGCGAATTCACCTTAGCCGAAAGCGTAAAAGCGTCAGTCCTTTTCCAGAAACGGTTAAAGAACCGAAGCAGAGCAAAGTGGAAACTGTGGTCATACAACGTGAATCAGATAGTTGGAAGACTGTACCGCCCACTAGAAAACGCAAGTCCAAGTCGAAATCGTGTGATGGCAAGGGTGACGCAAAAGAATCTGATTGCAGTGAAACAAGCGATACGCAAAATCTGGCCGTCGACAACGAAATTAAATTGTCGTCAAAAACTGATAAACAAAATGACCCTATTGTTactaatgaaaaacaaaatcctACCAGTAGCCGACCTCCTACTGTTACTAACATACCGCCTGCGGCATCGAAAAGTAGTTCTATTCCGCTGGTACCGTTGACggcaagcgaaattaaaactgAACCTACAGAAGAAGAGCCACCACCTGATTCGACTCCATCTAACGTTGCAACGCCTGTtttaccaccaccaccaccagctcCGGCTCCATGCAGTGAGCCAAACGCCGCCATAAATAATGTGACTGAAAACGCAGCGCCGCCAACTGTTGCTCAAGAATTGCTTCCGATCAAAGCTGAACCTTTATCTGACGAAGAAGCAGAGCTGACGATTGCAACAGGTCATAGAGCAACAGCCAATATGTCAGAAATTCACAACAAGAATATAACGAACCTTAACCACGTAGTGATTCGTACTAATAATCGAATCATGGTTAAGGATATCAATAAACTCACTAATCAAGTTGGAAATCAGACGAGTACTGCTACTAGCAGTAGCGGACAGACGCCAGTAATTGTGACACCTGCAGAGAAACCAAAAACTCTCTccaaaacagtaacaaaaaatACGACCCCAAATACTATACCgacacagcagcaacagcaaaagCCACGCAAAACAACAGCACAATCTGTGAGTCAACCTGCTTTTGCCTCCGTGGTTCGTAACTCAAATCAACCAAGTGTAATGCCCGTGTCGGTAGCGAATAGTTTTCCTGCAGGCAAAAACGGTAGCAATATGATGCATATGGTACACATTCCAAGCCCGCTGCTGACTCCTACCGAACAAGCGCCGACAGTAAACCCTGTTGCACTGAATCGAGCAAACATTGGCAATGATACGACAGTACCGGTAGCGAACGTAACGGCCAGAAGCTCAGTGCAACCGCAAGCCGCTGGACCAAGTAGCACGGCATCACTTCAGCAAAACGTTTCACCGATTGCAGGACCTTCTGTGAATTCACCTCCGGAGGCTAACGCTGCTGAGGGCCAACATATGATGTCCGGCTTCATTACGCCAAGCTTGGCTGCTGCGGTTACGGAAACTATTGTGTCTACCCCGCCAAAAATGCAATCACGGCCAAGTGGCGCTCTACGGTCGGAAGGCGATTGCATCTATCCATCTGGAGCTGGTCCCGTTTCGCAGATCTTGATTAATAATTCGTACAAG ATGGCCGACTTTTTCCGATCCGTTATCGAAGACACGCTGGCAGATCTGTCGAATAACAGCGGTGCCCTAGAGGCAAAGGTTAAAGTTTTGGAATTGGAAATAGAGAAGCTCAAACACTGCCACCAGCAGGAAATTACTAAACTGAAGCACAACTCCGATTTGGTGTTGTGTGAAATGCGTAAAAACATGGACCTAGAGAAAGCACGTCTCATCAACGAAGTTCGCAAGCAATGTGAAATCGAGCGCATCCGATCGGTAGAAGAAGCTAAGAAGAAACAGTGGTGCATAAACTGCGGAAAAGAGGCGTTATTTTACTGTTGCTGGAATACTTCATACTGTGATTATCCTTGTCAGCAGCAACACTGGGCAACTCACATGAACAATTGTACTCAAAGTCAGTTTAATCTACCGAGCACCGCTATTGCCAACAAGCCAACCGGTGTGGTCAACTGCAGTAAGGCGACAGTGCAGCACATGACTACGCCAAAGATCAGCACCGTACAAACTTTAAATTTGAACGGACGATCTGGACTGACAATACAGCCTGCTCAGCAGCAACTTATTATCACATCGACGAGAGGTGGAAACCAACTTGGCAAAGGACAATCTTTCCAGCGATTG CGATGA